From the Lancefieldella sp. Marseille-Q7238 genome, one window contains:
- the frr gene encoding ribosome recycling factor: MSVYTDKAKSSMDKGIEALKNNFARVRTGRANPHALDPIKVDYYGQLTPIMQLAAVKVPEASLLVIEPWDKTSLKAIEKAIEASDLGITPSNDGVAIRLPFPMPTEERRRELAKECAGLAEEARIAIRNVRRDINGKIERDEELSEDEQSHEKKQIQKLTDNSVAEIEKLLKAKTAEVMEI, translated from the coding sequence CACCGACAAGGCAAAATCTTCAATGGATAAGGGCATTGAAGCCTTGAAGAACAACTTTGCTCGCGTTCGCACCGGCCGCGCAAACCCGCATGCGCTTGACCCCATCAAGGTCGATTATTATGGCCAGCTTACGCCTATTATGCAGCTTGCCGCAGTGAAGGTTCCTGAGGCCTCCCTGCTGGTAATTGAGCCTTGGGATAAGACTTCGCTCAAGGCTATCGAAAAAGCGATTGAGGCGTCTGATTTGGGAATCACTCCTTCCAATGACGGCGTAGCTATCCGTCTGCCGTTCCCTATGCCGACCGAAGAGCGCCGCCGTGAGCTCGCAAAGGAATGCGCCGGCCTTGCCGAAGAAGCGCGCATCGCAATCAGAAACGTGCGCCGCGACATTAACGGCAAGATTGAGCGGGACGAGGAACTCTCGGAAGACGAGCAGTCGCATGAGAAAAAGCAGATCCAAAAACTCACCGACAACTCAGTTGCCGAGATTGAAAAGCTCCTCAAGGCAAAGACCGCTGAGGTCATGGAGATCTAG
- the uppS gene encoding polyprenyl diphosphate synthase: MQFDKAKLAAFYRDALGDISLDALDMSRMPAHVSIIMDGNGRWAQARGLERSQGHLAGVASLRETVTTAVRLGLDVLSVYAFSTENWNRSQKEVTFLMQLFAETLLNELPLFHQEQVKLRFFGDLEALPQKTQETFKQGLAETANNTGMVFALAVNYGARAELARAAALLAAEAKAGSIDPASIGPADVEKYLYTAGLPDPDLLIRTSGELRLSNYLLWQIAYSEMYVTPTLWPDFTRWDFLRALVAFQARERRFGGVAS; this comes from the coding sequence ATGCAGTTTGACAAGGCAAAACTGGCTGCGTTTTACCGCGATGCTCTCGGGGATATCTCGCTTGACGCGCTTGATATGAGTCGTATGCCCGCTCATGTTTCCATCATCATGGATGGCAACGGGCGCTGGGCGCAGGCGCGCGGTCTTGAACGCTCACAAGGCCATCTAGCGGGCGTCGCGTCGCTTCGTGAAACGGTGACAACAGCTGTCCGTCTTGGCCTGGACGTACTTTCGGTCTACGCGTTTTCAACGGAGAATTGGAATCGCTCGCAAAAAGAAGTTACCTTTTTGATGCAGCTTTTTGCCGAAACGCTCTTGAACGAGCTGCCGCTCTTTCATCAGGAGCAGGTAAAGCTCCGCTTTTTTGGCGACCTTGAAGCTCTTCCTCAAAAGACGCAGGAAACCTTTAAGCAGGGGCTCGCAGAAACCGCCAATAACACCGGTATGGTCTTTGCGCTTGCCGTCAATTACGGCGCCCGCGCTGAACTCGCCCGCGCCGCCGCACTTCTCGCCGCAGAGGCAAAAGCGGGAAGCATTGATCCTGCAAGCATAGGACCGGCAGATGTCGAGAAGTACCTCTACACCGCGGGACTGCCCGACCCTGATTTGCTCATTCGCACCTCAGGAGAGCTGCGCCTCTCCAACTATCTTCTGTGGCAGATTGCATACTCGGAGATGTATGTGACGCCAACGCTGTGGCCTGATTTCACGCGCTGGGATTTTCTGCGTGCGCTCGTGGCCTTTCAGGCACGGGAACGGCGTTTTGGAGGTGTGGCTTCATGA
- a CDS encoding phosphatidate cytidylyltransferase yields the protein MTKERKPVSPASEEVSYTPPEPAGLDRQIDKLEDRRSQKEPLRAEGNLFGQRVREWTEKLLTRSLSGAIYAFIVLACLYAGIDATTVLIAAIGWVCCSEFFHICRLGGRMPNEPLGLTFAVVFPILARFGSYGVFGSLLILLMFCGAWYVLTPRANLADVAVTCFGPVYTSLAYATIVMFRSAEPSFSIPWLTLAVMVSVWANDSFAFFVGSKFGRHKMAPRISPKKSWEGFYGGLVGSVLVWVLVSTFSPTFHMPVWWGIAAGLFEGIFAVIGDLFESRIKRGVGIKDSGTIMPGHGGLLDRSDSMIFGSVAALLFLNFSFYFMGALLFL from the coding sequence ATGACAAAGGAACGCAAGCCTGTGAGCCCGGCTTCAGAGGAAGTTTCGTATACGCCTCCCGAACCTGCCGGCTTGGACAGGCAGATAGATAAACTTGAGGACAGGCGGTCGCAAAAAGAGCCACTGCGCGCTGAAGGAAACCTTTTTGGTCAGCGTGTGCGCGAATGGACAGAAAAGCTCCTCACTCGCTCGCTTTCAGGCGCGATTTATGCCTTTATCGTGCTTGCCTGTCTGTATGCGGGTATTGACGCTACAACGGTATTGATAGCCGCGATTGGCTGGGTATGCTGCTCAGAGTTCTTTCACATCTGCCGTTTGGGCGGACGTATGCCCAATGAACCGTTGGGCTTGACCTTTGCGGTGGTATTTCCTATTTTGGCTCGTTTCGGATCATACGGAGTATTCGGCTCTTTGCTTATCTTGCTTATGTTTTGCGGAGCATGGTACGTTTTAACGCCGCGGGCCAACCTTGCTGACGTAGCGGTAACCTGTTTTGGCCCTGTCTATACTTCGCTGGCCTATGCCACCATCGTGATGTTTCGCTCGGCTGAGCCGTCGTTTTCGATACCTTGGCTGACGCTCGCGGTGATGGTATCCGTGTGGGCCAATGACTCGTTTGCGTTTTTCGTGGGATCCAAGTTTGGCAGACACAAAATGGCGCCCCGCATTTCTCCAAAGAAAAGCTGGGAAGGCTTTTACGGCGGTCTTGTAGGGTCTGTTTTGGTATGGGTCTTGGTAAGCACGTTCAGCCCTACCTTTCACATGCCCGTGTGGTGGGGAATTGCGGCCGGTCTCTTTGAGGGCATCTTCGCGGTCATCGGCGATCTTTTTGAATCGCGTATCAAGCGCGGTGTTGGCATAAAAGACTCCGGTACTATCATGCCTGGTCATGGAGGTCTTCTTGACCGTTCCGATTCAATGATTTTTGGCAGCGTGGCCGCTTTGTTATTCCTGAATTTTTCGTTTTACTTTATGGGAGCGCTTCTGTTTTTATGA
- the dxr gene encoding 1-deoxy-D-xylulose-5-phosphate reductoisomerase produces MSIFEDTAPRAPRRRPLRVAILGCSGSVGSQTLDVCRHHRDKVQVVALAVHSSIAPLAAAAREFKPAYIAVANEKCQHDALLADLPEGCKVTFGAKAVSALAELDEVDCVVNAVVGEAGIYAGYAALKAGKTLAYANKESIVVGGDLLMPLVRPGQLVPVDSEHSAIFQCLAGERLSELSKLWLTCSGGPFFGMTREELAHVSVADALAHPTWSMGAKISIDSATLMNKGLEILEAHHLFETFIDDIHVLVHRQSRIHSMVEFIDGSVKGQLGPSDMRIPIQYALSYPERWQTVATPVMWGTCDPLTCEEVDEKTFGCLALAKEAGRVGGTQPCVMNAANEVANEAFRLDKIGFLDIERIVSSVMETIPRETVESIEQLSEIDTHARALAQACVLKG; encoded by the coding sequence ATGAGTATCTTTGAGGACACAGCGCCGCGTGCGCCGCGACGACGGCCTTTGCGCGTCGCCATACTGGGCTGCTCCGGCTCAGTCGGTTCGCAGACGCTGGATGTATGCCGCCATCATCGCGATAAGGTGCAGGTTGTTGCCCTTGCAGTGCACTCGTCGATTGCGCCACTTGCGGCCGCCGCACGTGAGTTTAAGCCCGCCTATATCGCCGTTGCCAATGAAAAGTGCCAGCATGACGCTCTTCTCGCCGATTTGCCCGAAGGGTGCAAGGTAACCTTTGGCGCTAAAGCGGTCAGCGCCCTTGCGGAGCTTGACGAGGTGGACTGCGTTGTCAACGCCGTTGTGGGCGAAGCGGGTATCTACGCTGGGTACGCAGCGCTCAAAGCGGGAAAGACGCTGGCCTATGCCAACAAAGAGTCAATCGTGGTCGGCGGCGACCTTCTGATGCCGCTTGTGCGCCCCGGCCAACTTGTGCCTGTAGATTCCGAGCACAGCGCCATTTTTCAGTGTCTTGCAGGTGAACGACTCTCAGAGCTGTCAAAACTATGGCTGACCTGCTCAGGCGGGCCATTTTTTGGCATGACGCGAGAAGAGCTTGCGCATGTGAGCGTTGCGGACGCCCTTGCTCACCCCACCTGGTCGATGGGAGCCAAAATCTCGATTGATTCGGCGACGCTCATGAACAAAGGTCTCGAAATACTCGAAGCCCATCATCTTTTTGAGACGTTCATCGACGATATTCATGTATTGGTTCACCGGCAAAGCCGCATTCATTCCATGGTTGAATTTATTGACGGCTCCGTAAAAGGTCAGCTTGGCCCCTCTGACATGCGCATTCCTATTCAGTACGCCCTGAGTTATCCTGAGCGCTGGCAAACCGTGGCAACGCCTGTCATGTGGGGGACTTGCGATCCTCTTACCTGCGAGGAAGTCGATGAGAAAACTTTCGGCTGTCTGGCGCTTGCGAAGGAAGCTGGTAGAGTCGGCGGAACGCAGCCCTGCGTCATGAACGCTGCTAATGAAGTTGCCAACGAGGCCTTCCGTTTAGACAAAATCGGTTTTCTCGACATTGAGCGTATTGTTTCTTCCGTTATGGAGACAATCCCAAGAGAGACCGTTGAGAGTATCGAACAACTCTCCGAGATTGATACACATGCCCGCGCGCTTGCTCAGGCATGCGTGCTGAAAGGGTAG
- a CDS encoding site-2 protease family protein — translation MNILSVLSPIFWGLVVLSILVFVHEAGHYLAARAFGVRVTEFFLGMPFRYKLSYKSASHGTEIGVTPLLLGGYTRICGMEGENNEYLAPVLLLVQKKGHVTVGEVASELNIAPDTALEALTILTDWAAIESCEQHESGAKADDEALITYQTLARDALLRTEYDRGHDFSLEGSTKAGEAHDPSMKAEAFLAQERSHTYLGASIPKRIVMLLGGIVVNVLLALVLVAGSLMIVGIAVPQNTPQIGAVEEKSLAALAGLKQGDTITAINGKVVSSWTDMSEEIHSALSNQSNLTVSYTREGIQLETVVNPKLKPEAKIIGISPTTAQYRLSLPEALSASFAYAGKVAQFAGSLLIPTQTMNVLNQSSSVVGISVMASRAAQSGATDLIMIIAMISMSLGFMNLLPIPPLDGGKILIEIIQVIIGRPLSVKTQNILTYIGLAFFLFIFVVALKNDIFRLIFR, via the coding sequence TTGAACATCTTGAGCGTACTATCGCCTATTTTTTGGGGACTCGTAGTTCTTTCGATTTTAGTCTTCGTGCATGAAGCTGGCCATTATCTTGCCGCTCGCGCGTTTGGCGTGCGCGTCACTGAGTTCTTCTTGGGCATGCCGTTTCGCTATAAGCTCTCCTATAAGAGCGCGTCTCACGGTACAGAGATAGGCGTGACGCCGCTGCTTTTGGGCGGCTACACACGCATTTGCGGCATGGAGGGCGAGAATAACGAGTATCTTGCGCCCGTGCTCCTTCTTGTACAGAAAAAGGGCCATGTCACGGTAGGCGAGGTTGCTTCCGAGCTCAACATAGCACCCGATACAGCCCTTGAGGCGCTCACGATTCTTACCGATTGGGCTGCCATTGAGTCCTGCGAACAGCATGAAAGCGGCGCAAAGGCAGACGATGAAGCTCTGATTACGTATCAGACCTTGGCGCGCGACGCTCTGCTTCGAACTGAATACGACCGCGGACACGATTTTTCTTTGGAAGGCTCAACAAAGGCAGGCGAAGCCCACGACCCCTCCATGAAAGCCGAGGCGTTTCTCGCCCAGGAGCGCTCGCATACCTACCTTGGCGCAAGCATTCCCAAGCGCATCGTGATGTTGCTCGGCGGCATTGTGGTCAACGTGCTTCTCGCTCTTGTGCTGGTTGCAGGTTCGCTGATGATTGTCGGCATCGCGGTTCCTCAAAACACTCCTCAGATTGGCGCTGTCGAAGAGAAGTCGCTTGCGGCACTCGCGGGTCTGAAACAGGGCGACACCATTACCGCTATCAACGGAAAAGTGGTATCTTCCTGGACGGATATGAGCGAGGAAATTCACTCGGCGCTGTCCAATCAGAGTAACCTGACTGTCTCATATACTCGTGAGGGCATACAGCTTGAAACAGTCGTCAATCCAAAGCTTAAGCCGGAAGCAAAGATCATTGGCATTTCGCCTACAACGGCGCAGTATCGCCTTTCACTTCCCGAGGCGCTGTCCGCATCGTTTGCCTATGCCGGCAAAGTAGCGCAGTTCGCCGGCAGCCTTTTGATTCCAACGCAGACCATGAACGTGCTCAATCAGTCGTCTTCTGTGGTCGGTATTTCCGTGATGGCGTCCAGGGCAGCTCAGTCCGGTGCGACGGATTTGATTATGATTATCGCTATGATCTCCATGTCGCTGGGCTTCATGAATTTACTGCCCATTCCTCCGCTTGACGGCGGCAAGATACTGATAGAGATTATCCAGGTGATTATTGGCCGCCCGCTTTCCGTAAAGACGCAAAATATCCTCACCTATATCGGACTGGCGTTTTTCCTGTTCATTTTTGTCGTTGCGCTCAAAAATGACATTTTTCGACTGATTTTCAGATAG
- the ispG gene encoding flavodoxin-dependent (E)-4-hydroxy-3-methylbut-2-enyl-diphosphate synthase: MAEIARNITHPVMVGSVQVGGGAPVSVQSMCTAKTADAAATLAQIKTLADAGCEIIRVAIPEARSLAGFHEVCRQSPLPVVADIHFDFRLAVEAARLGASALRVNPGNIGSWERVDAVIEAAQEAHIPIRIGVNAGSLAKEFDTHSDMTLVEKLVASSVSFTKHFRARGFDDIVLSAKAHDVPTTLAVYRALSHELPEVPLHVGVTEAGTLRQGTVKNAAAVGILLEEGIGDTMRLSLTADPVEEVYVAWELLAALGLRRNKPELVSCPTCGRCGVNMIPIAEEVSARLESVHAPISVAVMGCVVNGPGEARGVDIGVACGKGRAVLFEHGVPTKKIAEKDIVDELFHEIETRFSEKSDDSGENKTSKL; this comes from the coding sequence ATGGCTGAAATTGCTCGTAACATAACGCATCCCGTGATGGTCGGTTCTGTGCAGGTAGGCGGTGGCGCTCCGGTGTCCGTGCAGTCTATGTGCACCGCCAAGACCGCGGACGCCGCCGCAACGCTTGCGCAAATCAAAACGCTTGCGGACGCCGGGTGTGAAATTATTCGCGTGGCTATTCCCGAAGCTCGCTCTCTTGCGGGATTTCATGAGGTATGTCGTCAAAGTCCGCTTCCCGTTGTTGCCGACATTCACTTTGACTTTCGACTGGCCGTTGAGGCCGCTCGCTTAGGCGCCTCCGCGCTCCGCGTCAATCCCGGCAATATCGGTTCATGGGAGCGCGTGGACGCGGTTATCGAGGCGGCGCAGGAGGCCCATATCCCCATACGCATTGGCGTAAATGCGGGATCTCTTGCCAAGGAGTTTGATACGCACTCTGATATGACGCTTGTCGAGAAGCTCGTAGCCTCCTCAGTGTCGTTCACAAAGCATTTCCGTGCGCGTGGCTTTGACGACATCGTGCTTTCCGCAAAGGCTCACGATGTTCCCACAACACTTGCCGTTTATCGAGCGCTTTCCCATGAGCTTCCGGAAGTGCCCCTGCATGTAGGGGTGACCGAGGCAGGAACGCTTCGCCAGGGTACAGTGAAAAACGCCGCTGCCGTGGGGATTCTTCTTGAGGAGGGGATAGGCGACACCATGCGCCTCTCGCTTACGGCTGATCCGGTGGAAGAGGTATATGTGGCCTGGGAGCTTCTGGCCGCGCTTGGTCTGCGCCGCAACAAGCCAGAACTTGTTAGCTGTCCTACCTGCGGACGTTGCGGCGTCAACATGATTCCCATTGCCGAAGAGGTTTCTGCACGTCTTGAAAGCGTTCACGCGCCAATCTCCGTTGCCGTTATGGGATGCGTGGTAAACGGCCCCGGTGAGGCGCGTGGCGTTGATATAGGCGTTGCCTGCGGTAAGGGGAGAGCGGTCCTTTTTGAGCACGGCGTTCCTACCAAGAAAATAGCCGAAAAAGACATCGTTGATGAGCTTTTCCATGAAATAGAGACGCGATTTAGCGAGAAGTCGGACGATTCGGGCGAGAACAAAACAAGTAAACTGTAA
- a CDS encoding proline--tRNA ligase: MSSLYAPTLKEDPAEAVLASHRLLLRAGMIRKTAAGLYSYLPLAWRSLHKIEKIIRDEMDGIGAQEILVPILTPAELWEESGRWDVYGPELMRLHDRHERKFALGPTHEETFTDLVRNELKSYKQLPVTLYQIQDKFRDEMRPRFGLMRGREFIMKDAYSFSSTQESLQECYDAEKAAYARICERTGIRALPVIADSGQIGGDTSVEFMALADAGEAALVYCDCGYAADTEAATVAVHVEEGSAGELEKVSTPGVSTIEALAEFLHVSEGATRKALALIDGDGQPVVCFVPGTHELNEVKGEHAFGAYHLMSDEELKENGLVKGFIGPKDLPAGVRAVADISLRDSEWWLIGANEKNFHFAHAKPGRDFEIDAWVDVVTAREGDLCPQCGKPLHEARGIEVSQVFQLGTKYSEALGATFTAEDGSEQPFLMGCYGIGVSRLLAAVVEQHNDEHGIIWPVCVAPYEVELIPLSVGDDLVWSVAEQLADAFVVAGLETVVDDRDERPGVKFADADLIGLPWQVIVGKRGAANGVAEVKNRETGERFDVPFDEVAEWLVARVAPLRQL; encoded by the coding sequence ATGTCGTCACTGTATGCGCCGACCTTGAAAGAAGACCCGGCCGAAGCGGTGCTTGCCAGCCACAGACTCTTACTCCGTGCGGGCATGATTCGCAAGACTGCTGCGGGATTGTACAGCTATCTTCCGCTTGCCTGGCGCTCTCTTCACAAGATTGAAAAGATTATCCGGGACGAAATGGACGGCATTGGCGCTCAAGAGATTCTTGTTCCCATTCTTACCCCGGCTGAGCTCTGGGAAGAGTCGGGTCGCTGGGACGTGTACGGGCCGGAGCTCATGCGTCTGCACGACCGCCACGAGCGCAAGTTCGCGCTTGGCCCTACTCATGAGGAGACGTTTACGGATCTGGTGCGCAATGAGCTTAAAAGCTACAAGCAGCTGCCGGTAACGCTCTATCAGATTCAAGACAAGTTCCGAGACGAAATGCGTCCACGCTTTGGCCTTATGCGCGGCCGCGAATTCATTATGAAGGACGCTTATTCCTTCTCGTCTACGCAGGAGTCGCTGCAGGAGTGCTATGATGCGGAAAAGGCAGCGTACGCCCGTATTTGCGAGCGTACCGGCATTCGCGCTTTGCCTGTTATCGCGGATTCCGGCCAGATTGGTGGCGACACATCCGTTGAGTTCATGGCGCTTGCTGATGCGGGCGAGGCGGCGCTCGTGTATTGCGACTGCGGTTACGCGGCTGATACCGAGGCGGCAACCGTTGCGGTTCACGTTGAAGAGGGAAGCGCGGGCGAGCTCGAGAAGGTCTCTACGCCCGGAGTGAGTACCATTGAAGCGCTTGCTGAGTTTTTACACGTCAGCGAGGGTGCGACGCGCAAGGCGTTGGCGCTTATCGACGGCGACGGCCAGCCGGTAGTTTGTTTTGTTCCCGGCACCCATGAGTTGAATGAAGTCAAAGGTGAGCATGCCTTTGGCGCCTACCATCTTATGAGTGATGAGGAGCTTAAAGAGAACGGCCTGGTCAAAGGCTTTATCGGCCCTAAAGATTTGCCCGCTGGCGTGCGCGCGGTAGCGGATATTTCTTTGCGAGACTCCGAATGGTGGCTTATAGGCGCAAACGAGAAGAACTTCCATTTTGCGCATGCAAAGCCTGGTCGCGACTTTGAGATTGACGCGTGGGTAGACGTGGTGACAGCTCGCGAGGGGGATTTGTGTCCTCAGTGCGGCAAGCCCCTTCATGAGGCGCGCGGCATTGAGGTTTCGCAAGTCTTTCAGTTGGGAACTAAGTATTCCGAAGCGCTTGGCGCGACCTTTACCGCTGAAGACGGCAGTGAGCAGCCTTTCTTGATGGGTTGTTACGGCATTGGCGTTTCTCGTCTGCTTGCTGCTGTAGTTGAACAGCATAACGACGAACACGGTATCATCTGGCCGGTTTGCGTTGCTCCTTATGAAGTCGAACTTATTCCTCTGAGCGTAGGCGACGATCTTGTATGGTCGGTTGCCGAGCAGCTTGCCGACGCGTTTGTCGTCGCTGGTTTGGAGACTGTCGTAGATGATAGAGACGAACGTCCCGGCGTCAAGTTCGCTGACGCCGATCTTATCGGCTTGCCCTGGCAGGTTATCGTAGGCAAGCGCGGTGCGGCAAACGGCGTGGCTGAGGTCAAGAACCGCGAAACTGGTGAGCGCTTTGACGTGCCGTTTGATGAAGTTGCCGAGTGGCTTGTTGCGCGCGTGGCTCCGCTCAGGCAGCTGTAG
- a CDS encoding VOC family protein, protein MLETAKHETSENPVELFGMYVAHVGINAQNPEEAEAVADRLALLMGLPKREMEPSFFSGTLVEIMKQNGRGEKGHIGFHVDDLSAAEKWFEARGFEIDESSRRLMPDSSTFLVYFKEQIAGFAIHLTVAE, encoded by the coding sequence ATGCTTGAAACAGCAAAACATGAAACATCAGAAAATCCTGTTGAGCTTTTTGGAATGTACGTAGCGCATGTCGGCATCAATGCGCAAAACCCTGAGGAAGCAGAGGCTGTTGCCGACCGGCTCGCATTGCTCATGGGTCTTCCCAAAAGAGAGATGGAACCGTCGTTCTTCTCGGGAACGCTTGTTGAAATCATGAAGCAAAACGGTCGCGGTGAGAAGGGGCACATCGGTTTTCACGTGGACGATTTGTCTGCGGCGGAAAAGTGGTTTGAAGCACGTGGGTTTGAGATAGACGAGTCTTCTCGGCGCCTCATGCCTGATAGCAGTACCTTTCTTGTCTACTTCAAGGAGCAGATTGCCGGCTTTGCAATTCATCTGACGGTCGCTGAGTGA
- a CDS encoding ABC-F family ATP-binding cassette domain-containing protein — MIALADKIAKSFGGRVLYSGATLQLNAGERWALVGPNGAGKTTLLKIIMGQETPDEGTVSFARDTTLGYLEQETKLMGEKTALQEVIDSAHEIKTWERKVAELSQTIAETSEEAKLNKLLEAYGHAMERFERLGGYELEARARQILGGLGFPVEDFDKPAKEFSGGWQMRISLSKLLLRHPDLLLLDEPTNHLDLESVQWLEKFLAGYDGAVLLVSHDRSFMDACVSHVAALENRMLVTYTGNYSGYLRQREENLEQLRAKRAAQERDIAHMEVFIERFRYKPTKARQVQERVAKVEKIRQELVVLPEQSHQVHFRFPKPPRTGDTVVSLEGVSKSYEDNLVYRDIDVKLYRGDHVALVGPNGAGKSTLMKLMAHKIAPDVGRIELGQNVSEAYYAQHQLEELNPANTVMAELDSVAPGWTTSEERRLLGAFLFHGDDVEKRVQVLSGGERARLALAKMLVSPDPLLLLDEPTNHLDIDSVDVLEKALVNFPGTIVLISHDEHLVRALANKVVDVRDHKVTVYDGDYEYFCFKRAELEAEKAGGAGTPQQKTPTAYSSDGSRREKRHEAPPNTARNVKTKEQRRAEAEERNRKNRALRDTKKRLKEVEAALEPAHKRYDELMRLMADENLYSDAEKFDTCMAEYNALAKKIPALEQEWLELSEKMEQGAHE, encoded by the coding sequence TTGATCGCACTGGCAGATAAAATCGCAAAATCATTCGGCGGACGTGTCCTTTATTCAGGCGCAACGCTGCAGCTTAATGCCGGTGAGCGCTGGGCGCTCGTTGGTCCTAACGGCGCTGGCAAGACAACGCTTCTGAAAATCATCATGGGACAAGAAACACCAGATGAAGGCACTGTTTCCTTTGCGCGTGATACCACGCTTGGCTACCTTGAGCAGGAAACCAAGCTCATGGGAGAGAAGACGGCGCTTCAGGAAGTCATCGACTCGGCGCATGAGATTAAGACGTGGGAGCGCAAGGTGGCTGAGCTTTCGCAGACAATCGCGGAAACTTCGGAGGAGGCCAAGCTCAACAAACTTCTTGAAGCCTATGGTCACGCTATGGAGCGCTTTGAGCGTTTAGGCGGCTATGAGCTGGAGGCTCGTGCTCGCCAGATTCTCGGTGGCCTCGGCTTTCCGGTGGAGGACTTTGATAAGCCCGCCAAAGAATTTTCGGGCGGCTGGCAGATGCGTATCTCTCTCTCAAAGCTGCTCCTGCGCCATCCTGACCTGCTCTTACTTGATGAACCGACCAACCATCTTGACCTTGAATCGGTCCAGTGGCTGGAGAAGTTTCTGGCGGGCTATGACGGAGCCGTACTTCTCGTTTCACACGATCGCTCCTTTATGGACGCCTGCGTAAGTCATGTGGCGGCGCTGGAGAACCGTATGCTGGTAACCTATACCGGCAACTACTCTGGATATCTCCGCCAGCGCGAGGAAAACCTTGAACAGCTTCGTGCCAAGCGCGCGGCGCAGGAGCGCGATATTGCGCATATGGAAGTCTTTATCGAGCGTTTTCGCTACAAGCCGACTAAGGCGCGGCAGGTACAAGAGCGCGTGGCAAAGGTCGAGAAGATCCGTCAGGAATTGGTGGTGCTTCCGGAGCAGTCGCATCAGGTACACTTCCGCTTTCCCAAACCGCCTCGCACGGGAGATACGGTGGTCTCACTTGAAGGGGTTTCCAAATCTTATGAGGATAACCTTGTCTATCGCGACATTGACGTAAAGCTCTATCGAGGCGACCATGTGGCGCTCGTTGGCCCTAATGGCGCGGGGAAATCAACGCTCATGAAACTCATGGCGCACAAGATTGCTCCTGACGTAGGCCGCATTGAGCTTGGACAGAACGTCAGCGAAGCCTACTATGCGCAGCATCAGCTTGAAGAGCTCAATCCCGCAAACACGGTCATGGCCGAACTTGATTCGGTAGCTCCCGGCTGGACAACCAGCGAGGAACGTCGCCTTTTGGGAGCCTTTCTCTTCCATGGCGATGATGTCGAGAAGCGCGTTCAGGTTCTTTCCGGTGGCGAGCGTGCACGTCTGGCTCTTGCGAAGATGCTCGTATCGCCTGACCCACTGCTCTTGCTTGATGAGCCCACCAACCATTTGGATATTGATTCAGTTGACGTGCTTGAGAAGGCACTCGTTAATTTTCCGGGAACCATTGTCCTCATCAGTCACGATGAGCATTTGGTCAGAGCGCTTGCGAACAAGGTCGTTGACGTGCGCGATCATAAGGTAACCGTCTACGACGGCGACTATGAGTATTTTTGCTTCAAGCGCGCTGAGCTTGAGGCTGAAAAAGCCGGGGGCGCTGGGACACCGCAGCAAAAGACACCGACAGCCTATAGCTCCGATGGTTCGCGTAGAGAGAAGCGCCATGAGGCACCCCCCAACACGGCGCGCAACGTCAAAACAAAGGAGCAGCGCCGAGCCGAGGCGGAAGAGCGCAATCGCAAAAACCGCGCGCTGCGTGATACAAAGAAGCGCCTGAAAGAAGTCGAAGCTGCTCTTGAACCTGCCCATAAGCGCTATGACGAGCTTATGCGTTTGATGGCGGATGAAAATTTGTACAGCGATGCGGAAAAATTCGATACCTGCATGGCAGAGTATAACGCGCTTGCAAAAAAGATTCCCGCGCTTGAACAGGAATGGCTTGAGTTGTCAGAAAAGATGGAGCAAGGCGCCCATGAGTAG